The sequence below is a genomic window from Acidilobus saccharovorans 345-15.
CCCTCATGTCGAGCGGCCACATACCGGGCTCCGCCTCAGTGCTGGTTGACGTGAACGGCAGGAAGGTGCTGTACACCAGCGACATGAACACCATAGAGACGAAGCTCATGAACCCCCACAAGCTGACCGGGGTGAAGGCCGACGCCGTGATAATAGAGTCCACCTACTCCACCGTGACGCACCCCGAGAGGGAAAACACCGAGAAGGAGTTCTACGAGTCAGTGGAGGACGTGGTCAAGAGGGGCGGCACCGTGCTTGTCCCCGCGTTCAGCGTAGCCAGGGGGCAGGAGATAATGTGCCTCCTCGAGGAGAAGGGCTTCGGCTGGCCCGTCTGGATAGACGGCATGATAAGGTCCGTCACCGACCTTTACCTGGCGCACAGCAGCTTCATCAAGGACCCCAGGCTCCTCGCCAAGGCCCTTGAGGACCAGAAGGTGGTGAAGGGCTGGGGGGACAGGAAGAAGGCACTAAAGAAACCCGGAGTCATAATATCAAGCGCGGGCATGCTGAAGGGCGGCCCGAGCCTGTACTACTACACAAGGATGGTTCAGAACGAGAAGGACGCAGTGTTCCTAGTGAGCTACCAGGCGCCGGGCACCCCTGGCAGGCAGGCCCTTGAGGAGGGAGTATTCTTTGACGGCGAGAGGAAGCTGCCCGTGAAGGCGAGGCTGCAGATATTCGACTTCTCGAGCCACACAGACTGGAAGGGAGTCTTACAGACGTTGAAGTCCCTGGCCGGGGTCAGGAAGGTCATCCTGGTCCACGGGGAGCCCCAGGGCCAGATGAGGCTGGCGTCAAAGATAAAGGACGAGCTGGGCGACGTTGAGGTCCTGGTGCCCCAGAACGGCGACGAGATACCCGTCGACTAGCGGCAGCCTTATTTGTCTGGACCTCCACAGCTCAAGTGAATGAGGAATTTGCCGAGTGCTGAGCCGTTGAGGCTGTGAAGAGAGGGAACCTCGCCTGACGCTTAGTTGCGTTCTCCCTTAGCGAGAAGCCACCTGGCAAACTCCAGGAAGCCGGCGCCTCCCCTGCCCCTGGCCACGAACTTAACCTTAACCTTAACCGCGGGGGCCGCGTCGCCCGGGCAGCCGCTTATGGGCACCACTGAGAGCATGTCGAGGTCGTTCTCGCCGTCCCCTATGGCTGCCGCCTCGGAGGCGCTGACCCCTATTAGCTCAAGGGCCCTCAGGAGCCCCTCGCCCTTGCCGTTGCCAGGGTTTATGTGGACGGCGTAGCCGCTCCAGAGGACTCTGAGGCCGTGGGCCTCGGCTATCTCTGACACAGCCCTCAGCAGCTCGGCCTTCGAGTTCTCGTCTACCCCCCTGGGCATGAAGAAGGCCATGTCGTGGTACCTGAACTCGTTCTGCCAGCTGGGCCTGAGGCCGAGGTCCTGGAGCTTCCTGAGCAGCCCCTCGGGGGGCCTGCCGGAGCACACGTGGTATATCTGTCCCCTGTACATTATGACGCAGCCGTTCTCAGCCACGACGGGGCCGCTGGAGCCAAGGTAGACGCTGAGGCCTGCGGTCACGGGGAGGCTGTTGCCTGAGACCAGGATAACCTTGACCCCGCGGGACTCCAGCAGCCTTATCCCCCTGATCGCGTGCACGCTTACCCTTAGGTCGCCCCTCCTCACGGTGAGCGTGCCGTCAACGTCTGACCCGACAGCCTTCAGCGGCAACCGCGCTCCCAGCTTTAGCTCTCGCAGTAAATATTAAAGCCCCTACATACTTCTAAAGTAATTGAAGCACAGATTCGGAGGTAACTTAATATGAGCGACAGCGTTGTGAGCCTGATAGCAAGAAAGAAAATAGTTAATGACCCAGACTTCGTCCTGTCGCAGATAAAGGACGGCGACGTCGTTGCCATCTCAGGCTTCAACGAGATAACGTCGCCCGACTACCTCATAGAAAGGCTCTACAGGCTGTACTTGAAGACCGGCCACCCCAGGAACCTCTTCATAATAAGTGACACGTTCCCTGGGACGCCAGGCAGGGGGCTTGACAGCATAGCCCAGATGATGTACAAGAGGGGGGACAGGGACTTCATAAGGGGCATGCTGGTGGCCTTCTACGGCTGGAGCGAGACCCTCCAGAAGATGATAAAGGAGGAGTGGTTCGAGGCCTACGCCTGGAGCATCGGGATCCTGGCCTACTGGTTCAGGGAGGTCGGGAGCGGCAGGCCTGGCGTCCTGACCAGGGTCGGACTCAACACCACCGCTGACCCAAGGTATGACGGAACAGCCCTTAACGAGACCGCCAAGGAGAGGAGGACTGTCAAGGTGCAGCTGCTCAACATAGACGGTAAGGAGTACCTGCTCTACACCGCCCCGAAGCCCAAGTTCGCCCTCATAAGGGGGAGCACGGCCGACGAGATAGGAAACCTGTCCCTCGAGGACGAGGTGGCTTACGGCACCGTGCTTAACATAGCTCAGGCGACTAAGGCCATGCCAGAGAAGGGCACAGTCATAGCCCAGGTGCTCAGGGTGGCCAGGTTCGGCACCATTAACCCCAAGAGCGTGGTCGTTCCCGGCCCGCTGGTGGACTACGTTGTAGTTGCGCCCAGGGAGTACCACAGGCAGTCCCACAGCTTTGACTACGACCCCATAGTAGCTGGAAGGGTGATACCCCCGGCTGACGTTATGACGGCGCAGATGGAGAGCGGCCTGGACGAGAGGAAGGTAGTGGCCAGGAGGGTGGCCCTTGAGCTTGCCAGGCTCGTGGAGAAGTACGGGAGGCCTGTGGTGGTCAACCTCGGCGTGGGCATACCGGCTATGGTGGGCGAGGTGGCGATGGAGGAGGACATACAGGACCTGGTGGTGCTCACCGTTGAGTCAGGCACGTGGGGAGGAAGGCCGCTCTACGGCCCTGACTTTGGGGTCTCCATAGGGGCCTTCGCAGTGCTCTCGGTGCCGGACCAGTTCACCATGTACGAGGGAGGGGTCATCGACGCGGCCTCCCTGGGCTTCATGCAGATAGACAAGTACGGCAATGTCAACTCGTTCTTCACGGAGTCAAAGATACCTGGGCCAGGAGGGTTCCCAGCTATAGCGTCAGGGGCGCCTGACATCTACTATGCAGGCCTCTTCACGGCTGGCAGGGGGACAAAGTATGAGGTGGCCGACGGGAAGCTAAGGATAATCTCCGACGGAAACATAGTTAAGTTTGTCAACAAGGTGGACAAGGTCGGGTGCTCCTCGAAGGTTATGATAGAGAATAGGAAGAACGTGCTTTACATAACCGAGAGGGCTGTGTTCAGGCTGACGCCCGAGGGACTGGAGCTCATAGAGGTGGCCCCTGGCGTCGACCTGGAGAAGGACGTGCTCGCCAAGATGGAGTTCAAGCCTATAATGAAGAGGGAGCCGGAGCTCATGGACCCGAGGATCTTCATGCCCAAGAAGATGGGCATGAAGGAGGAGCTAGTGAAGGCCATAAGGGTCTGAGGCTAACGCTTTTCTTTTCCTCCACGCCCGAGGGCGCGGGGTCCTTAGTGGGCACGTGCGAGGTTAAGGCAAGAAAGGGCCTCATAAGGGTCTCCTCCGAGGTCGTCGGAGGGGTCATAGCCAGGGTCAGCATAACGGGAGACTTCATGGTTATCCCGGAGGACAAGGTCTTCGAGCTTGAGGAGAGCCTCGTTAACACCAGGTTTGACAGGGGCGAGGTCTCCGGCGTCGTCAGGAGGGTGCTCCAGGGCTCAAGCCTGGTAGGCTGCTCCGAGGAGGACTTTGTGGACGCCATAATGTGCTCGGGTGAGGGCGATGCAGCTTAGGGTCCTGCTCTACGAGACCCCTGACGACCCATACATGAACTTGGCGTTCGAGGAGGCCCTGCCCAGGGCGAGGGGCTGCGGCATCTCCCCTGACACGCTTAGGCTTTGGAGGAACCGCAGGGCAGTTGTAATAGGCTACTTCCAGAGGGCCGAGGAGGAGGTGAACCTCGCAGAGGCAGAGAGGCAGGGCGTGAAGGTGGTGAGGAGGTTCACCGGCGGAGGGGCAGCATATCATGACCTTGGCAACATAAACTACGCAATATCGCTCTCCCTGGGCGAGAGGAAGGTAAGCAACCCCGTCGACTTCATATTCACGGAGCTCATAAGGGCCCCCGTTGAGGCGCTAAGGTCCCTGGGCTTTGAGGCCTCGGTGCAGAACGTCAACGACATAATTGTTGACAACAGGAAGGTGAGCGGCACGGCGGCAACGGTGTCCTGGGGCTCCATATTCTTCCATGGCGCCATGCTGGTGAGCGCAGACCTCAGCGCCCTGGCCTCCGTCCTTAAGGTGCCCCTCAAGAAGCTCATAGACAAGGGGGTCTCGAGCGTCAAGTACAGGGTAACGAACCTGGCCGCCCTGAGGCCTGGGACCACTGTCAACGATGTTGCCTCCGCCCTAGCCAGCTCGTTCGCAAAGGTTCTGGGCTACGACGGCGTTAAGTACGACCTGCCCACGTCTGAGGAGCTGGAGATGGCGGAGATACTCTACACTTACAAGTACTCAGACAGGTCATGGAACATGGACAGGGCGCCCCACAGGCAGTTCAGGAGGGCCGAGGAGGAGCTCATGAGGGTATGTAGGAGGTAGCGTATCATATGCACTAAGCTGAGCGCTTAAAATCCCCACTGTGCGGACACTATTAAGGTGAGCTCCTTGAGCGTCTGGACCTCAAAGGTAGGTGACGTTGCAAGGAAGAACGTGGTGTCCGCGACCGCCGATGCCACGCTTGCGGAGGCCGCGAGGCTCATGTACACCAAGGGCACCGGCAGCGTCGTAGTTGTGTCTCCAGAGGGGAAAGTGATAGGCATCTTCACTGAGAGGGACCTGAGCAGGGTGGTGGCGGACAGGGTCAGCTATGACTCAAAGCTCGGCGACTTAATGACCAAGGACCCGGTGACCATAAGGGATGACGAGCCCATAACTAAGGCTGTGGAGCTGCTTTCAACCCGCAAGATAAGGCACCTGCCCGTGGTTGACAGGGAGGGAAAGCTCGTGGGCATAATAACGGCCAGGGACATAGTTGACATAACCGAGAGGTACCTGGCGTCGACAGGCTTCGTCTCGGAGTGACCTCAGCCTTCAAGGTCTCGCAGGTCAAACGTCATAAGTATCACGAAGAGGTCTATGAGCACTATTCCGTAGGCCTCGAGGGTGGCCGCCGAGGGCCACCTGAAGGCTATGGCCCCGGCGGGCCCGATAACCCCAATGGCCACCTCCGCGGCCCCTCTTTTTGCCCTACCCGAGACTATGGAGCCCGCGCCCCACACTATGGACGTCATGTCCATCTGAGCGAAGAACCACTGCGAGACGAAGACGTGGGGGTATGTGCCCTCGTGGAACACGCCTATCAGGGCAAGGAACAGGCCGGCGACCATCATAAATGAGGCGCCCACGGCCTCTAGCTTCTCGCTGCTGACGCTGACCGCGTACGAGGCGAAGGCTATTATGAGGGCGCCGACCGCTATAAGGCCATAGTTGTAGAGCCATGGGTCTGTGGCCCTGGGACCTCCCAGGTCGCTGAAGGCGTTTTTGGTGAACACGAACCAGGGGTTAATGGACACGCAAGCAATAATAATTACCCATGCCACCGCCGCCGCAGTGATGCCAAGGTACCTGAGGGCCCGCAAGTAAAACCCCTGTGGGTTAAGGGGCCGGAGGCTAAAATCTAAGCCTTTGACCTGGCGTAGAGGTAGAAGCTGGCGTAGGGGTAGCCGTGGACAAGCTTAACGACCTCGTTAACTTTTTCGCTGTCCTTGGCCACCACAACGACGTAGCCCATGTTCATAGCCTTCTCAAGCTCCCCCCTCCTGGCCAGGGAGGCCAGCCTCCTGTAGTAACTTGGCGAAACGGAGGGCGACCTGCCAGTGAGCTTGAGGTACCTGGCGGAGACCAGGGGGGCGGCCGTGGGGGAGGCGCCTATAACCACTGAGCCCTCCCCCACGAGCTCCTCAACCTCTATAACGTCCTTTATGGCGCGGTCGACGCACTCGTCCAGGCTGTCACACCTCACCACCTTGCCCAGCCTGACGCCTCCCAGAGGGGGCCTGACCCCCCTGGCGAGGAGCTCCTCTATGGCCCTCTTGACCTGGGAGTCAGCCAGCTGCTGCCCTCCCCTTGCCCTGGCCGCCACTGCCGCCTCCAGCAGGTCCGAGAGCTCCTTGACCTTCCTGCCCTCCCTCAGGGAGAGCCAGAGCGATATGGCGTAGAGCTCAGGGTCAAGGTACCTCCTCGGCCTCCTCCAGCCCGAGGTCACGGAGACCAGGGCCACGAGGCCGTCGTAGCTTATCGACTTACAGGCCTCCTGCGCCTTCAGCCCTATTGAGGCGTCGTTGTCGCAGATGTTAAAGTAGACCCTGCGGCCCTCCAGCCCCCTCACGGCCCTTGATATGCACGTGCCGTCGCTCATCGGTATGCACCACCCCGCCTCCTCCTCGACCTTCTCCCTCGGCAGGTCGTAGGCCAGCAGCGGCCCCCTGACGACCTCGTAGTCTATCAGGCCCGCCACCCTCAGCACGTCAAGGTACTTGACGAGCCCCCACTCGCCCTCCCTGCCCTTGATGGGGATCGGGATGACGCCGTCCCTGTACTTGACGTACTGCATGGCCTCGGCTATCAGCTGCAGGGTCCTGTGCACGCTGAGGGGCCTTATGGCCTCCCCCTTGGCCATGGCCGACTGCACGGTCATGTCAGAGGGGTTGTAAAGTATGACAGCCCTCGCGGGCTTCCCATCCCTCCCGGCCCTGCCTATCTCCTGGTACAGGTCCTCCACGCTGCCGCTCGGCGCGGCGTGAAGGGTCCACCTTATGTTAGGTATGTCAACACCCATGCCGAAGGCCTTGGTGGCCACCACTATCCTTGGCCCCCTGCCCGTGCGGGAGGAGCTTACTATCTCCTCCTCGACCCGCCTCCTCTCGGAGTCGCTCAGCTGGCCGTGGTACACGGCTATGTCCTCGCCCAGCCTCCTGCCCAGGAACTTGGCCACCTCCTCGGCGTTAAGCCAGGGCCTTGAGTCACTCTGGACGAACGGCACGAACACTATACCAACCCACGGCCCCCCGAGCGAGTCGGCCCACCTGGTGAGCTCCTCCGCGTGGGCCGCTATGTCCTCAAGCCTGTCAGGGCCGTCCCTGGCTGGCACAACATCAATGGAGATCTCAGGCCTCAGGGACGGGGCCCTCAGGACCACTGGCTTGCCCGAGTAGCTCACCTCCGCGGTCTCAGGGCCCAGGGATATACGGCGCTCCTCGTAGTCCTGGTAGCCGAGCTCGCTCAGGACGTCCCTGACCACGTCAGAGGGAGCTGAGGCGGTGAGGGCAACTATCGGGGGCCACCCGGCCGAGGCCCTGTCCTTGAGCTGCCTGGCGACGTACAGGTAGCTTGGCCTGAAGCTGAGCCCCCACCTTGAGAGGGCGTGGGCCTCGTCGAGCACCACGAGGCTCGCCTCGCCCGAGGTTGACACCAGCTCGGAGGCAGGCCCCGAGCTGAAGCCCTCGGGCGTCACGTAGACCAGGTCCAGGAGACCCTCCCTGGCAGCGGCTATTATCTCCCTCTTCCTTGAAGGCGGCACACTCGAGTCTATGTAGGCGGCCCTGAGCCCCCTCGACCTGGCGTTCTTCACCTGGTCGTGCATGAGCGCCCTCAGGGGGCTTATCACTATGGCCGTTGACCCCAGTCCCAGGTCCTCGAAGGCCTTCGCAGTCACCTGGAAGATCGCGCTCTTCCCGGCCCCAGTGGGAAGTATGACCATCAGCGCTGAGGCCCTGCCCGAGGAGGCCATCTGGGCCAACACCCTCACGGCGAGGCCCTGGTAGGGCCTCAGGCTCAGGTTGGCGCCCCAGAGCCTCTTGAACGCGTTCTCGGCCTCCTCCATTATATCAGTGTCGCTGAGCTCCACATCAATCTCGTGCCTCGCCGGTGCCACCAGCTCTATGTCGTCCCTCCTCTCGGCCTCGGCGTGGAGGGCCCTGCTGACCGCCAGGCCCCCGTTCTTGGCCACAAGCTCTATGACGGAGTCCACAAGCCTGTCGTGGACGCCATATGCCGTGTCCTCGGGCTCTGCTCTGATCAGCCTCTCGGGGAACACTATAATGGAGCGGTCGGCCACGCCCCCGGCCTCAGGCATGGCCAGGTAGTCATCCCATGATATGAAGCCCAGGCCTCCCCTGGAGAACCAGGAGTCTATGGTTTCAGCAGTTATGAACGTGCCTCCGTGGGCGCTGGCGGCCGCCCTGGCGAGGGCCCTCGTTGGGACTATTATCAGCGGCCTGGAGGCCCCCGAGGCCATGGCGACAGCTGACGACACCGCCTCAGAGGCCCCCCTGAGGCCGCCCAATATGGGCTCGCCGTAGGCCTTCACCTTGCCCTTGTTGGGGGCCGCCATGCCGAGGGACTCCGCCAGCCTCTGGGGGACGTAAGAGTTGGCGGTGAGCCTTATGTTCTTGGCTCCGGGGCACCTCACCTTGAGCTTCCTAAGGAGCTCCTCCTCGTCAGGCGGAGGCCTTGAGGGGATGCAGTCGTCGTAGGTGCGAGCGCAGTCAAGTAGGACTTCTATATCATCGAGGCACGCCAGGTCCCACGGCTCAACCTGGCTGCCAGGCCTTGGGCCTGCGGCCGTCTGCACCAGGGAGGCCATTATGGCTTTAGCTATTGACCTGCCCTCGTCGCCGTCAAGGCTTGAGAGTCTGATGGCCCTCAGGGGGTCGCCTCCCCTTGAGGCCAGCGCCTTGATGACTGTAGCTGCCACGTAGTCGTCCTGGGGGGCCCGCGAGGGGCTCACCGAGAACGGCCTCCACAGCGGCATGTAGGCCCTGGGCCTGTCCGTGACAACTATGGAGCGCTGTTCCTTGACGCCGCGCTGCCCCACGACGGAGTTCACCACGTCCCTATACTTGACTATTTCGGAGGCGCCCCTCACGTCCTCGGGCATCTTTTCCCACTCGACCCCAACCCTGTTCAGTATGTCAACCGAGCTCTCGACCGCTGCAAGGACCACGGCTGACGGGGGAAGCATGGGGTTAACCCCTAGGTTGTAGGCTATTGACGCCAGCGAGGGCCTCACGTCAGGGTAGGCCAGCCTCACGAGCCTCCTGGCGTTTACAGCCCCCCTGAGGCCGCAGCTGCCCCAGCTTATGACAAGCTTCGCCCCTGAGAGCTCAGCTATGGAGCTCATTGCCTCCTCCGGCGGCGGGGACCTCCATGAGCTCCCAGGCGGCGGCACCTCGGTTACGACGCCATCTACCATGACCTCCCTGTAGTCGCCCTCGCACACAGCAACCATGACCTTTGAGCTGCCGGAGAGCTTTGGTTGCTCCTGCAGTAGCCTTGACGCCTCGGCTTCCCACTTGGAGAGCGCCAGCCCAAGTGAGTAGGCCCTCGCCCTGCGGAGGGTGACGGAGGGCACCGAGCAGCCCCTTGAGGCCAGGTATATGACGTCCTCGTAAAGTCCAAGGGAGATGAGCGACTCCGCCAGCCTCTCCGAGCCCTTGGGGCACGACCTCAGGGACCTCACTATAGCGGAGACCTGCTGCCTGCTTATGCCTAGGGACTCGGCAGAGGAGGCCACTTCGACTATGCTGTCGGGGTTCACCTTCAGCCTCAGGGAGGTGAGGAGCCTTGACAGCAGCCTCTTCCTGTAGGCTACATAGGTCGCCGCGCCCGCAGCGGCCGCTGCACCTGCAGCTAGGACGGCCTCTTGCACGCTGGCTCTCCTGGCTCCTCTAGGACCGGGCCCGCTTAAGGGAAGGAGAGCTCAAAAGCTAAAAAGGCTCAGACGTCAACGACCACTACCATGTTGTCCATCAGGAACCTGTAGAGCTTCCTCACGGTGGACTCCTTTATGCCGACTACCTTGGCCACGTCGCTCTGGCTTATCTCATAGCCGTTAAGCCTTGCAACCAGGTAGACGGCGGCCGCCGCCAGGGCCTCGGGCTTCTTGCCGTATGGTGTCTTGCCTGCCACGCCCAGGGACTTCCTTATGAAGTTCAGCGAGTCCTGCACGACTTGCTGAGGCAGCGACAGGCTTGACGCTATCCTGTTAATGTAGGTGAAGGACCTCTCCAGCACCCTGCCCTGGCCCTCGGAGGCCACGACGACCTTAAGCATGTCAAGGGCGCCGACGTCGTTGAGCTTCTTAAGGCCGTCCCATAGGTCGTTGTCGTCTATCTCAAAGAAGCTCTCTATCTCGCCCTTAGATATGCTTAAGTTGTAGACCTCTACCACCTTCTCCAGGGCGGCGGCCACGACCTTGTTCACGTCCCTGCCTATGGGCTTCTTGGCCCTCTCAGCGTAGGCGTGGAGCACCTGCCCTAGGGCGTCCTTGGCGCTGTCGCTCAGCTCAAAGGCGCTCGCCGCCTTCTTGGCTATGGAGAACATGTTGACCAGCGGCGCCTCGCCCTTGAGCAGCGGGTGGGAGCTGCCTATCCTCATCCTCAGGTTCCTGACCCTCATCAGCGGCGACCTTGACCTGGCCGGGCTCATCCTCAGGTTGCCTATGCCTAGGTCATGCATCAGGGGGTCGTTGGAGTACGAGGCCCTCTCAACGCCCTTCACGTTGCCGTTGCTGAGCGACCTCCACTCAGGGCCGTCACTGAGCTCGTTGCCGTCGTATATGTAGCCACAGTTGGGACAGACGAGAACCCCATTATCATCAACAAGCTTGGAGCCGCACCTGGGACACACGAGTGGGGCAACCACGTCTAATCACCTTCTCCTGTGATGGCTCCTCCTCCTGGGGGGCGAGAATATGAGGAAGAGCTCGTCCCCCTCCTTAACTGAGGCGCCCGGGCTCAGCTTGACCAGCAGGTATGGGGAGTTGACGTTTCCTATTATGTCGGCGGCCGACCCCACGAGCCTGCGGTCAGGGTTGATCACGGGCGACCCTTGCCTGAACTTCCTTACATCTATGTCGGCCCTGACCACGGCTAGGCCGTTGACTATGCCTGAGACCTTGCCGATCCTTAGGACTTCCCGGGCGCCTCCCTCCATAAGTTCCCCCCAGCGGGTGCCAAGGTTAGATGTCGCGGCCCTATAAGAAAACCTGGCAGGCAACCGCGGTCCTTGCCCCCAAGCTGTGGGAAAGGGGCCGCCTGAAGCGGGAGGCCAAGTCCTCACCTAAAGCTGAAAGGATAGTAAACCGAGATAAAGCTTAAAAAGACCTCACAGAAGCTCCCTCAGGTCCTGCCTGGCCCTTGCTGAGGCGTCCCCTACCACGGGCTCGCCGTGCCCTGGGAGCAGGACCCTGAAGTCCAGCGACAGCAGCCTCCTCACCGACTCCCTGGCCCTCTGCATGTCAGCGGTGAACAGGGGCGGCGGGCCCTGGACCCTGCCGTCGCGGAAGTTCAGGTTGTCGCCGGCGAATAGGTGCTCCCCGTCGTAGAGGGCTATGGAGCCGGGCGTGTGCCCTGGGACGTGGATCACCCTGAGCCCGTGGACCTCGTCGCCGTCGTTTAGGACAACGTCTGGCTTGACCGGCTTGAACCAGCGGTAGGCCTCGACGGCCTCCCTTGGGGCTTCCTTGGGGAGCTGAGGGGGTACCAGGCCCTCAAGTATTGGGGCGTCGTCCCTGTGCACGTATATCTTGGCCCCTGTGGCCGAGCGAATGGCGTTCGCGCTGCCAGAGTGATCCAGGTGGTAGTGGGTCAAAACTATGGCCTTGACCTGGGAGGGGCTGAAGCCCAGGGACCTTATGGAGTCCAACACCAGGCCGTCCTTGCCCGGAATGCCCGTGTCTATTATGATGAGGCCGTCCTCCTGGACGTAAAAGTATATGTTGCCGTTAGTCTCCTCCACGGGCACCCTGTAGACCCTGCTCGTCACCTGAAGGACCACTGCTCCCACGCGATGCGAGTAAGTCGGGAAAAGATATAAAGTTTTAATTAGTATACCCGAGGCCATCAGCCCCGCAGGAGTCCACGGTCAAAGGGGGTCCGACCCTCTTAACTCCAATGCCCGTATGCTCCCGTCGGGAGTACATGTGTGGTACTGGCTGGGGGTCACCTACATAGCGGCGCTCTCAATAGTTGACTTCATGATGTTCAACTACATAGGGTTCAGGACGGACGTGTCGGACATAGACTACGGCATAATCGGGGCCGCATGGAGCGCCGTGTTCATAGCTTCCAGCGAGTTCCTCGGCAGGCTGGCCGACAGGGGGGACTACCGTAAGCTGACGGCGGTGTCGCTCGTGGCCATAGCAGTGGCTTCCCTGCTGTTTGGCCTGGCGAGGGGCGTTGAGCTTATGGCGATAGCCTACATGTTCCACGCTGTTGCCACTGCGGCCGCTAACCTCGGCTTCTCGGCTGGCATGTTTGAGCTGT
It includes:
- a CDS encoding TFIIB-type zinc ribbon-containing protein; the protein is MVAPLVCPRCGSKLVDDNGVLVCPNCGYIYDGNELSDGPEWRSLSNGNVKGVERASYSNDPLMHDLGIGNLRMSPARSRSPLMRVRNLRMRIGSSHPLLKGEAPLVNMFSIAKKAASAFELSDSAKDALGQVLHAYAERAKKPIGRDVNKVVAAALEKVVEVYNLSISKGEIESFFEIDDNDLWDGLKKLNDVGALDMLKVVVASEGQGRVLERSFTYINRIASSLSLPQQVVQDSLNFIRKSLGVAGKTPYGKKPEALAAAAVYLVARLNGYEISQSDVAKVVGIKESTVRKLYRFLMDNMVVVVDV
- a CDS encoding H/ACA ribonucleoprotein complex subunit GAR1, translated to MEGGAREVLRIGKVSGIVNGLAVVRADIDVRKFRQGSPVINPDRRLVGSAADIIGNVNSPYLLVKLSPGASVKEGDELFLIFSPPRRRSHHRRR
- a CDS encoding MBL fold metallo-hydrolase, giving the protein MVLQVTSRVYRVPVEETNGNIYFYVQEDGLIIIDTGIPGKDGLVLDSIRSLGFSPSQVKAIVLTHYHLDHSGSANAIRSATGAKIYVHRDDAPILEGLVPPQLPKEAPREAVEAYRWFKPVKPDVVLNDGDEVHGLRVIHVPGHTPGSIALYDGEHLFAGDNLNFRDGRVQGPPPLFTADMQRARESVRRLLSLDFRVLLPGHGEPVVGDASARARQDLRELL